The following are from one region of the Natrinema sp. HArc-T2 genome:
- a CDS encoding calcium/sodium antiporter — MVLVVDAVLLAVGVLALWIGARLLVTGASRLAGAAGVSALVVGLTVVAFGTSAPEFAVSLEAAFAGQGDVSIGNVVGSNLFNLGVILGLVGILSPFRVTETLVRRDALAMATATAVAALVLLNGAVSRLEGAILLALLGGYLGALGIAIRTASRADGGRLDAAGDGVTVPPLAPDEGVPREIQPTLEGGRVLVGLLLVIGGGRVLIDSAVGLALAVGISEWAVGATIVATGTSLPELVTSVVAVRRGDVGIAAGNVVGSNVFNALGVLGLVAVVQPTAVDPAVFLGIAWLCVLTAFATVVLATGRRLTRLEGLGLVALGAGYWVVSVAL; from the coding sequence ATGGTTCTCGTCGTCGACGCCGTCCTGCTCGCAGTGGGCGTCCTTGCTCTGTGGATCGGCGCACGCCTCCTCGTGACCGGCGCCTCGCGGCTCGCCGGTGCAGCCGGTGTCTCCGCGCTCGTCGTCGGCCTCACTGTCGTCGCCTTCGGCACCTCCGCGCCGGAGTTCGCCGTCTCGCTCGAGGCGGCGTTTGCGGGACAGGGCGACGTCTCGATCGGCAACGTCGTCGGTTCGAACCTGTTTAACCTCGGCGTAATCCTCGGTCTTGTCGGCATCCTTTCGCCGTTTCGGGTCACGGAAACGCTGGTCCGCCGAGACGCGCTCGCGATGGCAACTGCGACGGCAGTCGCCGCCCTCGTCCTCCTGAACGGGGCCGTCTCGCGACTCGAGGGTGCGATCCTGCTCGCGCTGCTGGGCGGCTACCTCGGCGCACTCGGCATCGCGATTCGGACGGCGAGCCGAGCGGACGGTGGCCGACTCGACGCAGCCGGCGACGGGGTGACGGTCCCGCCGCTCGCCCCTGACGAAGGAGTTCCACGCGAAATTCAGCCGACGCTCGAGGGTGGTCGCGTCCTCGTGGGCCTGCTGTTGGTGATCGGAGGCGGGCGCGTGCTGATTGACTCGGCGGTCGGACTGGCCTTGGCTGTGGGCATCTCCGAGTGGGCGGTGGGCGCAACGATCGTCGCAACCGGCACCTCGTTGCCGGAACTCGTCACCTCCGTCGTCGCCGTTCGCCGCGGCGACGTTGGCATCGCGGCGGGCAACGTCGTCGGCTCGAACGTCTTCAACGCCCTCGGCGTTCTGGGGCTCGTCGCCGTCGTCCAGCCGACGGCGGTCGACCCCGCCGTCTTCCTCGGCATCGCGTGGCTCTGTGTGCTGACCGCGTTCGCGACGGTCGTGCTCGCGACCGGCCGGCGGTTGACCCGTCTCGAGGGCCTTGGCCTCGTCGCACTCGGAGCGGGGTACTGGGTCGTGAGCGTCGCACTCTGA
- a CDS encoding glutathione S-transferase family protein, which produces MNMLVDGQWRTDAFEVTTEDGSFERQETPFRDEIRDDPDARFQPEAGRYHLYVSYACPWAHRTLLMRSILGLEDAISVSVVDPYRDEDGWQFTPEKEGCTRDHVHDADFLRELYVRADPDATCRVTVPVLWDTEEDTIVNNESEEIMRMFDTEFGEYAKRDVDLYPEGYQDEVDRIIDAIYEPINNGVYRAGFATKQGPYDDAIDDLFAALDHWDEVLADQRYLAGDRLTEADIAMFTTLVRFDNVYHTHFMCNVQSIREYDNLWPYLRDLYQTPGVAGTVNMDHIKEHYYTTHPDVNPHRIVARGPDLEFGASHDRNALPGGPPSDLRAAASADD; this is translated from the coding sequence ATGAACATGCTCGTTGACGGCCAGTGGCGCACCGACGCCTTCGAGGTCACCACCGAGGACGGTTCGTTCGAGCGCCAGGAGACGCCGTTTCGCGACGAAATCCGTGATGATCCCGACGCTCGCTTTCAACCCGAGGCAGGCCGCTATCACCTCTACGTCTCGTATGCTTGTCCATGGGCTCATCGGACGCTTTTGATGCGGTCGATTCTGGGACTCGAGGACGCGATTTCGGTGTCGGTCGTCGACCCGTATCGCGACGAGGACGGCTGGCAGTTCACGCCCGAGAAGGAGGGGTGTACCCGCGATCACGTCCACGACGCGGACTTCCTCCGAGAACTCTACGTCCGTGCGGACCCGGACGCGACCTGCCGCGTGACGGTACCGGTGCTGTGGGACACCGAGGAGGATACTATCGTCAACAACGAGTCCGAAGAGATCATGCGGATGTTCGACACTGAGTTCGGTGAGTACGCAAAACGAGATGTCGACCTGTATCCCGAGGGCTATCAAGACGAGGTCGACCGGATCATCGATGCGATCTACGAGCCGATCAACAACGGCGTCTATCGGGCCGGTTTCGCCACGAAGCAGGGACCTTACGATGACGCGATAGACGACCTCTTTGCGGCGCTCGATCACTGGGACGAGGTGCTTGCAGACCAGCGCTATCTCGCGGGTGATCGGCTGACTGAGGCGGACATTGCGATGTTCACTACCCTCGTCCGGTTCGACAACGTGTATCACACGCACTTCATGTGTAACGTCCAGTCTATTCGGGAGTACGACAACCTCTGGCCATATCTGCGCGACCTGTACCAGACACCCGGCGTCGCTGGGACGGTGAACATGGACCACATCAAAGAACACTACTACACGACCCACCCCGACGTGAATCCCCACCGGATCGTCGCCCGCGGACCTGACCTCGAGTTCGGAGCCTCGCACGACCGTAACGCGCTTCCCGGTGGGCCGCCGTCGGACCTCCGCGCGGCGGCCAGTGCGGACGACTAA
- a CDS encoding NAD-dependent epimerase/dehydratase family protein — MTDIAITGAAGNVGRVIIDAFPTDDHELTLFSHHETDDLETTILEITDREQFVDALEGQDVLIHLAANPSPWAAWDELRGPNVDGLSNAFEAAIENDLERVVFASSNHAVNMGNTATATRPESTIDSPTIVRPDEPGDPDTYYGVTKVFGEAMGSYYANRHGLEVVNLRIGWLLTREELREECRDRDEAGERYARAMWLSPGDCRRLLTAAATATLEESPLVAHGISNNSKRFLSLAETMHALEYHPQDDAEAVLSDESDERDGLESP; from the coding sequence ATGACCGACATCGCTATTACCGGTGCGGCGGGGAACGTCGGTCGGGTGATCATCGACGCCTTCCCGACCGACGACCACGAGTTGACGCTGTTTTCCCACCACGAAACCGACGACCTCGAGACGACGATCCTCGAGATCACCGACCGCGAGCAGTTCGTCGACGCACTCGAGGGACAAGACGTACTGATCCATCTCGCGGCCAACCCATCGCCGTGGGCGGCGTGGGACGAGCTTCGCGGCCCGAACGTCGACGGGCTTTCCAACGCCTTCGAGGCCGCGATCGAAAACGACCTCGAACGGGTCGTCTTCGCGAGTTCGAATCACGCGGTGAACATGGGAAACACCGCCACGGCGACCCGACCGGAGTCGACGATCGACAGCCCCACTATCGTCCGCCCGGACGAGCCGGGAGACCCAGACACCTACTACGGCGTCACGAAGGTCTTCGGCGAGGCGATGGGGTCGTACTACGCGAACCGCCACGGACTCGAGGTCGTCAATCTCCGGATCGGCTGGCTGCTCACCCGCGAGGAACTCCGCGAGGAGTGTCGGGACCGGGACGAGGCCGGCGAGCGCTATGCTCGCGCGATGTGGCTCAGCCCTGGCGACTGCCGACGGTTGCTCACTGCAGCCGCGACAGCGACGCTCGAGGAGTCGCCGCTGGTCGCTCATGGCATCTCCAACAACTCCAAGCGATTCCTGTCGCTGGCAGAGACTATGCACGCACTCGAGTACCACCCACAGGACGACGCCGAAGCGGTTCTCAGCGACGAGTCGGACGAGCGAGACGGGCTCGAGTCACCCTGA
- a CDS encoding Tat pathway signal protein — translation MDRSDRGISRRAFVRSAVAIGGASALSACLEREATEDVPQATLSPAELPDRQHAWNEFLATDDAGNVLPPEHHLLLGLEYVGDGPADATDEREQLEAAFRTLEKAYKRGNDGLAFTIAYSPAYFDRFDAAPTGVELPAPTALTPFEEPTLDEYDALLHLASDYGKVTLSVEEAMKGNLEQLNGIDVEETFDGVFEVADRRSGFIGRGLPADNQSSVAGIPDGDPVPEDAPMFMGFKSGFKKTQASEDRVTIQDGPFAGGTTLHLSKLKLTLSQWYGDDSRGQRVAKMFSPAHNADDLVEGAGHNLGDSSRVTEVSEDAAEVARKGTVGHAQKAARAREDGEPIILRRDFDSTDGDWATTHFLSLQRSIDDFVKTREAMTGTDLAKSSSVGTRTNNGILQYLTVQSRANYLVPPRERRSLPVPTST, via the coding sequence ATGGACCGATCGGACCGTGGGATCTCGCGTCGCGCGTTCGTCCGCAGCGCCGTCGCCATCGGCGGTGCGAGCGCACTCTCTGCCTGCCTCGAGCGCGAAGCGACCGAAGACGTGCCACAGGCGACGCTCTCCCCTGCAGAACTCCCCGATCGCCAGCACGCCTGGAACGAGTTTCTCGCAACCGACGATGCCGGCAACGTACTGCCACCCGAACACCACCTCCTGCTCGGTCTCGAGTACGTCGGCGACGGCCCCGCCGACGCCACCGACGAGCGCGAGCAACTCGAGGCCGCGTTCCGAACGCTCGAGAAGGCGTACAAACGTGGCAACGATGGACTGGCATTTACGATAGCCTACAGTCCGGCGTACTTCGACCGATTCGACGCAGCCCCCACGGGTGTCGAGCTTCCAGCGCCGACAGCGCTGACACCGTTCGAAGAACCCACACTCGACGAGTACGACGCGTTGCTCCATCTGGCCAGCGACTACGGCAAGGTCACCTTAAGCGTCGAAGAGGCCATGAAAGGCAACCTCGAGCAACTCAACGGGATCGACGTCGAGGAAACCTTCGACGGCGTCTTCGAGGTGGCCGACCGCCGGTCGGGATTCATCGGGCGCGGGCTGCCGGCGGACAACCAGTCCAGCGTCGCCGGCATTCCCGACGGCGATCCCGTTCCGGAGGACGCGCCGATGTTCATGGGATTCAAATCGGGGTTCAAGAAGACGCAGGCGAGCGAAGACCGCGTGACGATTCAAGACGGCCCGTTCGCCGGCGGCACGACGCTTCATCTCTCGAAGCTCAAGTTGACCCTCAGCCAATGGTACGGCGACGACAGCCGCGGCCAACGCGTCGCCAAGATGTTCTCACCAGCCCACAACGCCGACGATCTCGTCGAAGGGGCCGGGCATAACCTCGGTGACTCGAGTCGCGTGACCGAAGTCAGCGAGGACGCAGCCGAGGTCGCCCGGAAAGGCACAGTCGGCCACGCGCAAAAGGCCGCTCGAGCCCGCGAAGACGGCGAACCGATCATCCTGCGTCGGGATTTCGACTCGACCGACGGCGATTGGGCGACCACCCACTTTCTCTCGCTGCAGCGCTCGATCGACGACTTCGTCAAGACTCGCGAGGCGATGACCGGGACCGACCTCGCCAAGAGCAGCTCGGTCGGCACACGAACGAACAACGGTATTCTCCAGTATCTGACTGTTCAGAGTCGGGCAAACTACCTCGTGCCGCCGCGAGAGCGTCGGTCCTTGCCTGTGCCGACTTCAACGTAG
- a CDS encoding SRPBCC family protein, which yields MNVVEVFVEVDAPPEIVWEVLLSFDRYPEWNPLSRRVEGIEVAGTEQQNGDDPADARRFLESPMIVTVEPYRRLAWLDRFVLPFALDRYHEFHLQPIDDGSRTQLLQRETVRGALTSLVFDETKVERAFISMNKAIAARAEQQASATV from the coding sequence ATGAACGTGGTCGAAGTGTTCGTCGAGGTCGACGCGCCACCCGAAATCGTCTGGGAGGTGCTGCTCTCGTTCGACCGCTATCCAGAGTGGAACCCGCTCAGTCGGCGGGTCGAGGGGATAGAAGTTGCGGGGACGGAACAACAGAACGGGGACGACCCCGCTGACGCTCGTCGGTTTCTCGAGAGCCCGATGATCGTCACCGTCGAGCCGTATCGACGGCTTGCCTGGCTCGATCGGTTCGTCCTCCCGTTCGCACTCGATCGCTACCACGAGTTTCACCTCCAGCCCATCGACGACGGCAGCCGCACACAGTTGCTCCAGCGCGAGACGGTCCGTGGCGCACTCACCTCGCTGGTCTTCGACGAGACGAAAGTCGAACGAGCGTTTATTTCGATGAACAAAGCGATTGCTGCCCGCGCTGAGCAACAGGCAAGCGCGACGGTGTAA
- a CDS encoding DUF6735 family protein produces the protein MGHRALVAYRRPDHRYDVRYSHWGGEGLSLADEISAVTPLANGAVETSLVAESVTCDRLLTDQLDPCVYEALYLVDPAADYAVDTYRVCWLEWGNDRDRGRGAIVAVDPADDRPLRNWFRAIKTALADIIEMGGLSRRAAQAYLEARVCEEYEGTVYTYGESVGDGHDGGYMPPPDRYP, from the coding sequence ATGGGACATAGGGCGCTGGTCGCCTACCGACGGCCGGATCACCGATACGACGTGCGATACAGTCACTGGGGTGGCGAGGGGCTGTCGCTGGCCGACGAGATCAGTGCCGTAACTCCGCTGGCAAACGGTGCAGTCGAGACATCGCTGGTCGCGGAGTCAGTCACGTGCGATCGACTCCTGACAGACCAACTCGATCCGTGCGTCTACGAGGCGCTGTATCTCGTCGATCCAGCAGCAGACTACGCAGTCGACACGTACCGCGTCTGCTGGCTCGAGTGGGGGAACGACCGCGACAGAGGCCGCGGCGCGATCGTCGCGGTCGATCCTGCTGACGATCGACCGCTCAGGAACTGGTTTCGCGCGATCAAAACCGCACTCGCCGACATCATCGAAATGGGCGGCCTCTCGCGGCGAGCCGCACAGGCCTATCTCGAGGCTCGCGTCTGCGAGGAGTACGAGGGCACGGTTTACACGTACGGCGAATCGGTTGGTGACGGACACGATGGCGGGTACATGCCGCCGCCCGATCGGTACCCATAG
- a CDS encoding DNA mismatch repair protein, which yields MRLEEYWGVGPKTRETLVDTLGRERAVQAIESGDVRALADAGLARGRATRILRRATDSAGMDVLATSDARSAYKELLDLAVDHAVTQRAADRIRVLTPLESRAAMEERLDDVLAARDAWADLAEADREAVLDAYERYDDREGSERAAVEAALALLEAGVDSGPFAAIADLERARLAEAAEALTALDGSHVRAGADEELDRLRDALGTVEDLDADALSLIEDLRSDGVRDVEGFRQSFEDHLLSEADVTIDQVRDAMPTDATDATDFVGGTLRTLRSDLTAAVDERETTVASELQETLADAREAVDRAVKAIDDIALQLSLARFALAYDCTRPTFVEEAQAAVSVVNARNLTLAARDGDSVQPVTYGLGEHGVTKVPDDINAIPGEERVAVLTGANSGGKTTLLETLCQVVLLATMGLPVPADRAEVTPVDSLVFHRRHASFNAGVLESTLRSIVPPLSAGGRTLMLVDEFEAITEPGSAADLLHGLVTLTVDREALGVFVTHLADDLEPLPADARVDGIFAEGLNADLELLVDYQPRFDTVGRSTPEFIVSRLVANAGDRRERAGFETLAAAVGDEVVQRTLADAHWSADE from the coding sequence ATGCGACTCGAGGAGTACTGGGGAGTTGGTCCAAAGACACGGGAGACGCTGGTCGACACGCTGGGCCGCGAGCGGGCGGTTCAGGCGATCGAGAGTGGGGACGTCCGGGCGCTTGCCGACGCCGGGTTAGCCCGCGGGCGGGCGACGCGAATTCTCCGGCGGGCAACCGACAGTGCCGGCATGGACGTGTTAGCGACCAGTGACGCACGCTCGGCCTACAAGGAACTGCTCGATCTGGCGGTCGACCACGCCGTCACGCAGCGCGCGGCAGATCGCATTCGGGTGCTGACGCCACTCGAGAGTCGGGCAGCGATGGAGGAGCGCCTCGACGATGTCCTCGCGGCCAGAGACGCCTGGGCCGACCTCGCCGAGGCTGATCGCGAGGCGGTGCTCGATGCCTACGAGCGCTACGACGACCGCGAGGGCAGCGAACGCGCCGCCGTCGAGGCCGCGCTCGCGTTGCTCGAGGCTGGCGTCGATTCCGGACCGTTCGCCGCGATTGCCGACCTCGAGCGCGCGAGACTGGCGGAGGCCGCTGAAGCCCTAACAGCATTGGACGGGAGCCACGTTCGCGCGGGTGCAGACGAGGAACTCGACCGGCTTCGGGACGCGCTGGGAACTGTCGAGGATTTGGACGCCGACGCCCTCTCGCTAATCGAAGACCTGCGTTCGGACGGTGTCCGCGATGTCGAGGGCTTTCGCCAGTCCTTCGAGGATCATCTGCTGAGCGAGGCCGACGTGACGATCGATCAGGTTCGAGACGCGATGCCGACAGACGCGACGGACGCGACCGATTTCGTCGGTGGGACGTTGCGCACCCTCCGGAGCGATCTCACCGCAGCGGTCGACGAACGCGAAACGACCGTCGCCAGTGAGCTCCAGGAAACGCTCGCGGACGCTCGCGAAGCCGTCGATCGGGCCGTCAAAGCAATCGACGACATCGCCTTACAGCTCTCGCTGGCCCGCTTTGCGCTCGCGTACGACTGTACCCGGCCAACGTTCGTCGAAGAAGCACAGGCAGCCGTCTCGGTCGTCAACGCACGCAACCTGACGCTCGCGGCGCGTGACGGCGACTCGGTCCAGCCAGTTACCTACGGGCTCGGCGAACACGGCGTCACGAAGGTTCCGGACGACATCAATGCGATTCCCGGCGAAGAACGGGTCGCCGTCCTGACCGGAGCCAACAGCGGCGGGAAAACGACACTACTCGAGACGCTCTGTCAGGTCGTCTTGCTGGCGACGATGGGGTTGCCGGTGCCCGCAGACCGCGCGGAGGTGACACCGGTCGACTCGCTGGTCTTTCACCGTCGCCACGCGAGTTTCAACGCCGGCGTCCTCGAGTCCACGTTGCGCTCGATCGTCCCGCCGCTGTCCGCTGGCGGTCGGACGCTGATGCTGGTCGACGAGTTCGAAGCGATCACGGAACCGGGCAGTGCGGCAGACCTGTTACACGGGCTGGTGACGCTGACCGTCGACCGCGAAGCGCTTGGTGTGTTCGTCACCCACCTCGCGGACGACTTAGAGCCGCTGCCCGCCGACGCACGGGTCGACGGCATTTTCGCGGAGGGACTGAACGCCGACCTCGAGTTACTCGTCGACTACCAGCCGCGTTTCGATACAGTGGGTCGGTCGACGCCGGAGTTCATCGTCTCGCGGCTGGTCGCCAACGCGGGCGACCGACGCGAACGGGCCGGCTTCGAGACGCTGGCGGCAGCCGTCGGCGACGAGGTCGTCCAGCGGACGCTCGCGGACGCCCACTGGAGCGCCGACGAGTAA
- the purF gene encoding amidophosphoribosyltransferase, producing MTEKCGVVGVSLDGRDAARPLYYALYALQHRGQESAGIVTHDGFQQHSHVEMGLVGDAFGEDDLETLNGAAGIGHVRYPTAGSVDSSCAQPFSVSFKSGSLGLSHNGNLVNADEIREELAAAGHAFTSDGDTEVIAHDLARNLLEEDLVRAVKRTMGRIHGSYSLTISHDDTVLGVRDPQGNRPLCIGKLEDGYILASESAAIDTLDGELVRDVRPGELVVLQDDGQGFDTYQLVEQEHTAHCFFEHVYFARPDSVIDDTLVYEARRELGRKLWEESGVETDVVMPVPDSGRAFASGYADAASETTADGEPRAENDDGVEFAEGLMKNRYVGRTFIMPTQDERERAVRLKLNPIKSTIEGKTVTVIDDSIVRGTTSTQLVQLLKDCGAEEVHVRIGAPAIVAPCYMGIDMATREELIASDKSTADIRDEIRADSLAYLSTDAVAEVLEKDRIDLCLGCVTGEYPYDIEGEETDRDVSRPDISGPELPADD from the coding sequence ATGACCGAAAAGTGCGGCGTCGTCGGCGTCTCACTCGACGGTCGGGACGCGGCACGACCGTTGTACTACGCACTCTATGCGCTCCAGCACCGGGGCCAGGAGTCCGCAGGAATCGTCACACACGACGGCTTCCAGCAGCACAGCCACGTCGAAATGGGCCTCGTCGGTGACGCCTTCGGCGAGGATGATCTCGAGACGCTCAACGGGGCGGCCGGGATCGGCCACGTCCGGTATCCGACGGCGGGCTCGGTCGATTCCTCCTGTGCACAGCCGTTCTCCGTCTCGTTCAAGAGCGGGTCGCTTGGTCTCTCGCACAACGGCAACCTCGTCAACGCCGACGAGATCCGCGAGGAACTCGCGGCCGCGGGACATGCCTTTACGAGTGACGGCGACACCGAAGTCATCGCCCACGACCTCGCGCGCAACCTCTTGGAGGAGGATCTTGTTCGGGCCGTCAAGCGCACGATGGGACGCATCCACGGCTCGTACTCGCTGACGATCAGCCACGACGACACGGTACTGGGCGTGCGCGACCCACAGGGGAACCGACCGCTGTGTATCGGCAAACTCGAGGACGGCTACATTCTCGCGTCCGAATCGGCAGCGATCGACACGCTCGATGGTGAACTCGTCCGTGACGTGCGGCCAGGTGAACTGGTCGTCCTGCAGGACGACGGCCAAGGCTTCGATACCTACCAGCTCGTCGAACAGGAACACACCGCCCACTGTTTCTTCGAACACGTCTACTTCGCGCGCCCGGACAGCGTCATCGACGACACCCTCGTCTACGAGGCCCGGCGCGAACTCGGGCGCAAGCTCTGGGAGGAAAGCGGCGTCGAGACCGACGTCGTGATGCCAGTGCCCGACTCCGGGCGCGCGTTCGCCTCAGGCTATGCCGACGCTGCAAGCGAGACGACTGCCGACGGCGAGCCGCGAGCCGAGAACGACGACGGCGTCGAGTTCGCCGAGGGGCTGATGAAAAACCGCTACGTCGGCCGCACCTTCATCATGCCGACCCAGGACGAGCGCGAACGCGCGGTACGGCTGAAACTCAACCCGATCAAGTCCACGATTGAGGGGAAGACGGTCACCGTCATCGACGACTCGATCGTTCGCGGGACGACCTCGACCCAACTCGTCCAACTGCTCAAGGACTGCGGGGCCGAAGAGGTCCACGTCCGTATCGGCGCACCGGCGATCGTTGCCCCCTGTTACATGGGCATCGACATGGCCACCCGCGAGGAACTGATCGCCTCGGACAAGTCGACCGCCGACATCCGCGACGAAATCCGCGCCGACAGCCTCGCGTACCTCTCGACCGACGCCGTCGCCGAGGTGCTCGAGAAAGACCGCATCGACCTCTGTCTGGGCTGTGTCACGGGCGAGTATCCCTACGACATCGAGGGCGAGGAAACCGACCGCGACGTGAGTCGGCCCGATATTAGCGGGCCGGAGCTCCCTGCGGACGACTAG
- a CDS encoding tautomerase has translation MPLLQFETTLSLSDAEKTAFAERVTDLYTTEMATTAGHVAVTIRERNGADLHLGRAVEGPLLFLDAEIRQGRTFDRKRAFALKTMAYVGETFDVPDENQKVVFTEHPGEAMMGVDRVGGEWSGDDTESE, from the coding sequence ATGCCACTCTTGCAGTTCGAGACGACGCTGTCGCTGTCGGACGCAGAGAAAACCGCCTTCGCCGAGCGGGTGACAGATCTCTATACGACCGAGATGGCGACGACCGCGGGACACGTCGCCGTGACGATCCGCGAGCGCAATGGGGCCGACCTCCATCTCGGACGCGCCGTCGAGGGACCGTTGCTCTTTCTCGACGCGGAGATCCGACAGGGCCGAACGTTCGACCGAAAGCGGGCATTCGCCCTCAAAACGATGGCATACGTCGGTGAAACGTTCGATGTCCCCGACGAAAATCAGAAGGTCGTCTTCACCGAGCATCCCGGCGAGGCGATGATGGGCGTCGACCGAGTCGGCGGTGAGTGGTCCGGAGACGACACCGAGTCCGAATAG